From a single Planctellipticum variicoloris genomic region:
- a CDS encoding TlpA family protein disulfide reductase, producing MLPVSGFHRLTAGLVLAFAVSFLAGCGQSQPPAAAEADAGAGATLAEPAPIAQNPLAEQLFGDSAEPAMAEDEENSNDADDARAAAELVVSEPEKGSPEWLIRQILAVKIQPLPPIAESGEGEEAQAKLKAEIDQQKQIRRERNEEIIKLAEEAIARTHGDEKRQQIYKAAVHHLVDTRLQLAKLGNAADVKALETLADDFYKNAPESEAASQAAFALVTLAHHFALQNGLDEPAWLVAFSRHAQVYATRFPNDQARAVPYLISAAKSCDMNGLTEEARSCYGLIKSRFPQAPEVEQLAGVFRRLDAIGQPAQIAGPTPEGSFFTVEDHKDKAVLVVFWASHVPQFAEDLPKIQAIAETYKKYLVVVGVSLDETEGALDKFVEEHGLTWPQIFHTERDKRGWNSPVAVFYGINRLPAMWLVDPYGKVVETALTADNAEQRLRDVMLPYLKGIKDGSIQPASAKSTEGPQRN from the coding sequence ATGCTCCCTGTTTCTGGTTTTCATCGACTTACCGCCGGGCTGGTGCTCGCATTCGCCGTCTCCTTCCTGGCAGGCTGCGGCCAGTCGCAACCGCCGGCGGCTGCCGAAGCTGATGCCGGCGCCGGCGCAACTCTCGCCGAACCGGCCCCGATCGCACAGAACCCCCTCGCCGAACAACTGTTCGGCGATTCGGCCGAGCCGGCGATGGCGGAGGACGAAGAGAACTCCAACGACGCCGACGATGCCCGCGCCGCCGCGGAACTGGTCGTCAGCGAACCCGAGAAGGGGAGTCCGGAATGGCTGATCCGGCAGATCCTGGCAGTAAAAATCCAGCCGCTCCCGCCGATTGCCGAGTCGGGTGAGGGCGAAGAAGCTCAGGCGAAGCTGAAAGCGGAGATTGATCAGCAGAAGCAGATCCGCCGCGAACGAAACGAAGAGATCATCAAGCTGGCCGAGGAAGCGATCGCCCGCACGCACGGCGACGAAAAACGACAGCAGATCTACAAGGCCGCCGTCCACCACCTCGTCGACACCCGCCTGCAGCTCGCCAAGCTCGGCAACGCCGCCGATGTGAAAGCCCTCGAAACGCTTGCCGACGATTTCTACAAGAACGCGCCGGAGTCCGAAGCCGCTTCGCAGGCGGCGTTCGCACTCGTGACGCTCGCGCATCACTTCGCGCTGCAGAACGGACTGGACGAGCCCGCCTGGCTCGTCGCATTCTCGCGCCATGCGCAGGTCTACGCGACGCGGTTCCCCAATGATCAGGCCCGAGCGGTTCCCTATCTGATCTCCGCCGCGAAGAGCTGCGACATGAACGGCCTGACGGAAGAAGCTCGTTCGTGCTACGGTCTGATCAAGAGTCGTTTCCCGCAAGCCCCCGAAGTCGAACAGCTTGCCGGCGTCTTCCGCCGTCTGGACGCGATCGGCCAGCCGGCCCAGATCGCGGGGCCGACGCCCGAAGGAAGCTTCTTCACCGTCGAGGACCATAAGGACAAGGCGGTGCTGGTGGTCTTCTGGGCCAGCCACGTGCCGCAGTTCGCCGAAGATCTCCCGAAGATTCAGGCGATCGCCGAGACGTATAAAAAATACCTCGTTGTCGTCGGCGTCAGCCTGGATGAGACTGAAGGAGCCCTCGATAAGTTTGTCGAAGAACATGGCCTGACGTGGCCGCAGATCTTCCATACCGAGCGGGATAAGCGCGGCTGGAACTCACCGGTCGCGGTGTTCTACGGCATTAACCGTTTGCCGGCGATGTGGCTCGTCGATCCGTATGGCAAAGTGGTCGAGACGGCTCTGACGGCCGACAACGCCGAGCAGCGCCTGCGGGACGTCATGCTCCCTTACCTGAAGGGGATCAAGGACGGCTCCATCCAGCCCGCCAGCGCGAAGAGCACTGAAGGTCCACAACGGAACTGA
- a CDS encoding polyprenyl synthetase family protein gives MSAPSGSHDEDLAPFRRLINDRLVDYVAPIDDCPSRLQDAMAYSLLAGGKRLRPVLVLLACEACGGNPVSALPAACALEMVHTYSLIHDDLPAMDDDDLRRGRPTNHVVYGEALAILAGDALLTLAFEVMARDIQPPALAAACCLDLASASGRCGMVGGQVVDIEAEHQPVRDLAELEGIHGRKTGRLLCSALTLGGRIAGASTDQMADLEIYGKCVGLAFQITDDLLDVSSTPEKMGKQVRKDATLGKLTYPALLGVEESERRADALVEEACRRARQFGERGRRLQSLAEFIRERDH, from the coding sequence ATGTCGGCCCCCTCAGGCAGTCACGACGAAGATCTGGCCCCGTTTCGTCGGCTGATCAATGATCGGCTGGTAGATTACGTCGCCCCGATTGACGACTGCCCGTCGCGCCTCCAGGATGCGATGGCCTACAGCCTGCTCGCTGGCGGAAAACGGCTGCGGCCAGTTCTTGTTCTCCTCGCTTGTGAAGCTTGCGGAGGCAACCCTGTCTCCGCGCTCCCCGCGGCCTGCGCCCTCGAAATGGTGCATACCTACTCCCTGATCCACGACGACCTTCCGGCGATGGACGACGATGATCTGCGCCGCGGACGGCCGACAAATCATGTGGTCTACGGGGAGGCCCTCGCCATTCTCGCCGGCGACGCCCTTCTGACGCTCGCCTTCGAAGTCATGGCCCGCGATATCCAGCCTCCCGCCCTTGCGGCCGCCTGCTGTCTCGATCTGGCTTCCGCCTCCGGTCGTTGCGGCATGGTCGGCGGACAGGTGGTCGATATCGAAGCCGAACATCAGCCGGTCCGCGATCTCGCGGAACTCGAGGGAATTCACGGTAGAAAGACTGGCAGACTCCTGTGCAGTGCCCTCACACTGGGAGGAAGGATCGCCGGAGCGTCGACGGATCAGATGGCGGATCTGGAAATCTACGGAAAATGTGTTGGTCTGGCCTTCCAGATTACGGATGACCTGCTGGACGTCTCCAGTACGCCGGAAAAAATGGGTAAGCAAGTCCGCAAGGACGCCACGCTCGGCAAGTTGACCTACCCGGCTCTGCTGGGCGTCGAAGAAAGCGAGCGCCGGGCGGACGCGCTGGTCGAAGAGGCGTGTCGTCGCGCGCGGCAGTTTGGTGAACGTGGACGCCGCCTGCAGAGTCTGGCGGAATTCATTCGGGAAAGGGATCACTGA
- the alaS gene encoding alanine--tRNA ligase yields MKTDELREKYLSFFESKGCIRRPSDVLVPKDDPTVLFTPAGMNQFKNQFLGIGPLEFTKATTCQKCLRTGDISNVGVTAYHHTFFEMLGNFSFGDYFKKEAIHWAWDFLTSKKWLGLEADRLTVTVYKDDDEAFNIWNKEVGLPPDRIRRDDEYENFWPAGSPTNGPDGVCGPCSEIYYLPPGSQKTVEIWNLVFTQFNRVGAPPDNLRPLPKQNIDTGMGLERCASTLQGVLSNFEIDILKPLCHAAAEIVGVKYDFHAPEGRPVRRIVDHIRACTFAIHEGCLPGNEKENYIVRLLLRRASMEAYRLGRQEPCLHQLVPAITEMMRGPYPELTKTIETVSTAIAAEERQFLGVVERGVSKFHKLVEQTRGQNRTQISGEEAFDLHQTDGFLIELTENLAAAEGLTVDMEGFQVCRERAKEASGRGAFADSVMSEGPLDALRKSGGTEFLGYDSTSAEAKIVGIIAHQRLVDTFDRTGPSDPIGVVLNRTPFYGEAGGQVGDTGQIFTLDTEFVVEDTQRNGDLIVHIGHLKSGKLTTGLTVLAEVDAPRREGIRRAHSATHLLHYALRTTLGENATQRGSKVEQDQLRFDFAHAKQLTAEELLQIEDLVNARISDGADVNIQTLPLSEAKKLGAMALFGEKYPDKVRVVTMGDFSLELCGGTHLANTGQVGVCRVLKEELVAAGVRRITCLTGPKALTRMRETDALVREAAALLKAPHPEDLPRKILSLQEELREARRELARFTAQSLADNARELVAAAPVIDGVKVLVHRADGVPREALKEFIDHLRACDPNVAVLLGVVSDGKVALSAAVSKPLIARGLNASDCVKTAAKVAGGGGGGRPDLAEAGGKLPEKLDEALAAGLEYYRSKLTI; encoded by the coding sequence ATCCAAGGGCTGCATCCGCCGTCCCAGCGACGTGCTGGTTCCCAAAGATGACCCGACGGTCCTGTTCACCCCCGCCGGGATGAACCAGTTCAAGAATCAGTTCCTCGGCATCGGTCCGCTCGAATTCACCAAAGCCACGACCTGCCAGAAGTGCCTGCGGACCGGCGACATTTCGAACGTCGGCGTAACCGCCTACCACCACACATTCTTTGAAATGCTGGGGAATTTCTCCTTCGGCGACTACTTCAAGAAGGAAGCCATTCACTGGGCCTGGGACTTCCTGACCAGCAAGAAGTGGCTGGGACTCGAAGCCGACCGGCTGACGGTCACCGTCTACAAGGACGACGACGAAGCCTTCAACATCTGGAACAAGGAAGTCGGCCTTCCCCCCGATCGCATCCGCCGCGATGACGAATACGAAAACTTCTGGCCGGCGGGCTCCCCCACCAACGGCCCGGACGGCGTCTGCGGTCCCTGCAGCGAAATCTACTACCTTCCGCCCGGCAGCCAGAAGACGGTCGAAATCTGGAATCTGGTCTTCACGCAGTTCAACCGCGTCGGCGCGCCCCCCGACAATCTCCGACCGCTCCCCAAGCAGAACATCGACACCGGCATGGGGCTCGAACGCTGCGCCTCGACTCTGCAGGGCGTGCTCAGCAACTTCGAGATCGACATTCTCAAGCCCCTCTGCCACGCCGCCGCCGAGATCGTCGGAGTCAAATACGACTTTCACGCCCCCGAAGGCCGGCCGGTCCGCCGCATCGTGGACCACATCCGCGCCTGCACATTCGCCATCCACGAAGGCTGCCTGCCAGGCAACGAGAAGGAGAACTACATCGTCCGGCTGCTGCTCCGCCGGGCGTCGATGGAGGCCTATCGACTTGGCCGCCAGGAGCCCTGCCTGCATCAGCTCGTGCCGGCCATCACTGAAATGATGCGCGGCCCCTACCCCGAGCTGACGAAGACCATCGAAACCGTCAGTACGGCGATTGCGGCCGAAGAACGGCAGTTCCTGGGCGTGGTCGAACGGGGAGTCAGCAAGTTCCACAAACTCGTGGAGCAGACGCGGGGCCAGAACCGAACGCAGATCAGCGGCGAGGAGGCCTTCGATCTGCACCAGACCGACGGATTCCTGATCGAGCTGACCGAAAACCTCGCCGCTGCGGAGGGGCTCACCGTCGACATGGAAGGCTTCCAAGTTTGTCGCGAACGCGCTAAAGAGGCCAGCGGCCGCGGCGCATTCGCCGATTCGGTCATGTCGGAAGGCCCGCTCGACGCCCTCCGCAAGAGCGGCGGAACGGAGTTTCTCGGCTACGATTCCACGTCGGCCGAAGCGAAAATCGTCGGCATCATCGCCCATCAGCGGCTCGTCGACACGTTCGATCGGACCGGCCCGTCCGATCCGATCGGCGTCGTGCTGAACAGGACGCCGTTCTACGGCGAAGCGGGCGGGCAGGTCGGCGACACCGGCCAGATTTTCACGCTCGACACGGAATTTGTGGTCGAAGACACCCAGCGCAACGGCGACCTGATCGTTCACATCGGTCATTTGAAGTCCGGAAAGCTGACCACCGGGCTGACGGTGCTGGCGGAAGTCGACGCCCCGCGTCGCGAAGGGATCCGTCGGGCGCACTCCGCGACGCACCTGCTCCACTACGCCCTCCGCACGACGCTGGGCGAAAACGCGACGCAACGAGGTTCTAAAGTTGAACAGGATCAACTCCGGTTCGACTTCGCTCACGCGAAACAGTTAACCGCGGAAGAACTGCTGCAGATCGAAGATCTCGTCAACGCCCGCATCTCCGACGGCGCCGACGTCAACATTCAGACGCTACCCCTTTCGGAAGCAAAGAAGCTCGGCGCAATGGCCCTGTTCGGCGAAAAGTACCCCGACAAGGTCCGCGTCGTCACCATGGGGGACTTCAGCCTCGAACTCTGCGGCGGCACGCACCTGGCCAATACCGGACAGGTCGGCGTCTGCCGCGTGCTGAAGGAAGAGCTGGTGGCTGCCGGCGTTCGCCGGATCACCTGCCTCACCGGTCCTAAAGCGCTGACCCGCATGCGCGAAACCGACGCCCTCGTCCGCGAAGCCGCGGCGCTGCTGAAGGCGCCCCACCCCGAGGATCTGCCCCGCAAAATCCTCTCCCTGCAGGAGGAATTGCGCGAGGCCCGACGCGAGCTGGCCAGGTTTACGGCTCAGTCTCTGGCCGACAACGCCCGCGAACTGGTCGCCGCCGCCCCGGTCATCGACGGCGTCAAAGTCCTCGTCCATCGGGCCGACGGCGTTCCGCGCGAAGCCCTCAAGGAGTTCATCGACCACCTGCGCGCCTGCGATCCCAATGTGGCGGTCCTCCTGGGAGTGGTCAGTGACGGAAAAGTCGCACTTTCGGCGGCGGTCAGCAAGCCGCTGATCGCCCGCGGCCTCAACGCATCGGATTGCGTGAAGACTGCGGCCAAAGTGGCCGGCGGAGGGGGTGGCGGACGCCCCGATCTGGCGGAGGCCGGCGGCAAACTCCCCGAGAAACTCGACGAAGCCCTGGCTGCCGGTCTGGAATACTACCGTTCAAAGTTGACCATCTGA
- a CDS encoding GGDEF domain-containing protein encodes MFVVLAAEPVADSAFLWGAIVVALGVAVATGFVSGLMASPWLQQWALRRAHSRVEQLCDRVLKDLERSQQACQLLTTAALNRLPAAQIMHFDTVREELTGVLNDLSGSMRSAEEKNRKSSKAIRLEWIRTPVDPVTSLPDETTFQANLNQLLEAGARSSQPSGLLLLQIDKADQLRFRVGADGVDKLRNRLAGLVVRSVVENDLVCRLDRDQIAILMPARWPLDAIRQAQQIRAAIREHRFRIDDEAPEILVTASFGFSAALPGEPAALVLDRARDGLTRSRTAGRNQLHVHDGTHRQSVRLS; translated from the coding sequence ATGTTCGTTGTCCTTGCCGCGGAGCCCGTCGCCGATTCAGCCTTCCTCTGGGGAGCGATCGTCGTCGCCCTGGGGGTCGCCGTCGCAACGGGATTCGTCTCGGGTCTGATGGCTTCCCCTTGGCTCCAGCAGTGGGCGCTCCGCCGGGCGCACAGCCGGGTCGAGCAGCTCTGCGACCGCGTTCTGAAAGACCTGGAACGATCGCAACAGGCCTGCCAGCTCCTCACGACCGCCGCGCTGAACCGGCTTCCCGCCGCCCAAATCATGCACTTCGATACGGTCCGGGAAGAGCTGACCGGCGTGCTGAACGACCTTTCCGGAAGCATGCGCTCCGCCGAAGAGAAGAACCGCAAGTCCTCGAAGGCGATTCGACTCGAATGGATCCGGACGCCGGTCGACCCGGTCACCAGCCTGCCGGACGAAACGACGTTCCAGGCGAATCTGAACCAGTTGCTGGAAGCAGGGGCCCGCTCGTCTCAGCCGTCCGGCCTGTTGTTGCTGCAAATCGACAAAGCCGATCAGCTCCGATTTCGCGTGGGGGCCGACGGCGTCGACAAACTCCGGAACCGTCTCGCCGGTCTGGTGGTCCGCTCCGTCGTCGAGAACGACCTCGTCTGCAGACTTGATCGAGACCAGATTGCGATTCTGATGCCGGCCCGGTGGCCGCTGGACGCAATCCGCCAGGCCCAGCAGATTCGAGCCGCAATCCGGGAACATCGGTTTCGCATCGACGATGAGGCGCCGGAGATTCTGGTCACCGCCAGCTTTGGCTTCAGCGCAGCCCTCCCGGGCGAACCGGCGGCCCTCGTGCTGGATCGAGCCCGCGATGGCCTGACACGGTCTCGGACGGCGGGACGCAACCAGTTGCACGTTCACGACGGAACCCACCGACAGTCCGTCCGACTCTCCTGA
- a CDS encoding carboxy terminal-processing peptidase encodes MLLRPSFRTMTILTACVALLVGTTIFAQQAGTTAPAEQMTAKLVTEMITRSHISQKPLDDRISAMLLKRMLKDLDPQKLYFLESDIEAVSKFRDQLDDLIRIGNLDFAQDLFFNVYLKRMDERVVVAHMLIDAPHDFTLDETMSVDGEAATWAASASELNERWRKRIKYDLLLLKLDDTPIEEARKRLHKRYDTLKKSAHSTEPNEVVEIYLSAMAHCFDPHSSYMSPQTLEDFQIQMRLSLDGIGAALRSEDGYTVVAEIVAGGGAEKDGRLKVKDKIVAVGQEDGDFVDIIEMKLSRVVRLIRGPGGTKVRLRVLTESGETVVYELTRQKIELKSSEVKGEIIPASDRIPGATGKLGVINIPSFYRDFAGAQQGEDDFKSTARDVLAVLKDFEKQGGVDAVVIDLRGNGGGALQEAIEVTGLFVDQGPVVLVKEQNGKIRSNDDTQSGVAYGGPLIVLCNRLSASASEIFAGAIKDYQRGIVIGDHTTHGKGTVQNVMPVSSQMFRLLNNQNRGALKLTINQFYRINGDSTQNRGVESDIALPSILDHMDLGESFLDNALAFDRITPAPHVMYDVVSQGIVAGLRDASQKRVAADAEFGKIQKDIQRYLDRKTRKFVWLNEDKLRAERDADKAANEAEKEEEERETKRGQGPIYPKTAYNDEILRISLDYVGLLRQGQTAAK; translated from the coding sequence ATGCTGCTGCGTCCATCCTTCCGGACCATGACCATCCTCACCGCCTGCGTGGCTCTGCTGGTCGGAACCACCATCTTCGCCCAGCAGGCCGGGACGACAGCCCCCGCGGAGCAGATGACCGCCAAGCTCGTCACCGAGATGATCACGCGGTCCCACATCAGCCAGAAACCGCTGGATGACCGCATTTCGGCGATGCTTCTGAAGCGGATGCTGAAAGACCTCGATCCCCAGAAGCTCTACTTTCTGGAGTCGGACATTGAGGCCGTCTCCAAGTTCCGCGACCAGCTCGACGACCTCATTCGCATCGGCAACCTCGACTTCGCCCAGGACCTGTTCTTCAATGTCTATCTGAAGCGGATGGACGAACGGGTTGTCGTCGCCCACATGCTGATCGACGCTCCGCACGATTTTACGCTCGACGAAACGATGTCCGTCGACGGCGAAGCGGCCACCTGGGCGGCCTCGGCCAGCGAGTTGAACGAACGCTGGCGTAAGCGAATCAAGTACGACCTGCTGCTGCTGAAACTCGACGACACGCCGATCGAAGAAGCGCGCAAGCGGTTGCACAAACGCTACGACACGTTGAAAAAATCGGCTCATTCAACCGAACCGAACGAAGTCGTCGAAATCTATCTTTCGGCAATGGCCCACTGCTTCGATCCCCACTCCAGCTACATGTCGCCTCAGACTCTGGAGGATTTCCAGATCCAGATGCGGCTCAGTCTCGACGGGATCGGCGCGGCGCTTCGCAGCGAGGACGGCTACACCGTCGTCGCCGAGATCGTCGCCGGCGGCGGCGCCGAGAAGGACGGTCGCCTGAAGGTCAAAGACAAGATCGTCGCCGTCGGCCAGGAGGACGGGGATTTTGTCGACATCATCGAAATGAAGCTCAGCCGCGTCGTCCGCCTGATCCGCGGGCCTGGCGGCACCAAAGTCCGCCTCCGCGTCCTGACGGAAAGCGGCGAGACGGTCGTCTACGAACTGACGCGACAGAAAATCGAGCTCAAGTCGTCCGAGGTCAAGGGGGAGATCATCCCGGCCTCCGACCGCATTCCCGGCGCCACGGGCAAGCTCGGCGTGATCAACATCCCCTCCTTCTACCGCGATTTCGCCGGCGCCCAGCAGGGTGAAGACGACTTCAAGAGCACTGCCCGCGACGTCCTCGCCGTCCTGAAAGACTTTGAAAAACAGGGGGGCGTCGACGCCGTCGTCATCGACCTCCGCGGCAACGGGGGGGGCGCCCTGCAGGAAGCCATCGAAGTCACCGGGCTCTTTGTCGATCAGGGCCCCGTCGTCCTCGTCAAGGAGCAGAACGGCAAGATCCGCAGCAATGACGACACCCAGTCCGGGGTCGCCTACGGCGGCCCGCTGATCGTCCTCTGCAACCGGCTCTCCGCCTCCGCCTCCGAGATCTTTGCGGGGGCGATCAAGGACTACCAGCGCGGCATCGTCATCGGCGACCACACCACCCACGGCAAAGGGACCGTCCAGAACGTCATGCCGGTCAGCAGCCAGATGTTCCGTCTGCTCAACAACCAGAACCGCGGCGCACTCAAGCTGACCATCAACCAGTTCTACCGCATCAACGGCGACAGCACTCAGAATCGGGGCGTCGAATCCGACATCGCCCTCCCCTCGATCCTCGACCACATGGACCTCGGCGAATCGTTCCTCGACAACGCCCTGGCGTTCGACCGCATCACCCCAGCTCCGCACGTGATGTACGATGTGGTGAGCCAGGGGATCGTCGCCGGCCTTCGCGACGCCAGCCAGAAGCGCGTCGCCGCGGACGCCGAGTTCGGCAAGATCCAGAAGGACATTCAGCGATATCTCGACCGCAAGACCCGCAAGTTCGTCTGGCTCAACGAAGACAAGCTCCGCGCCGAGCGGGACGCCGACAAGGCGGCCAACGAGGCGGAGAAAGAAGAAGAGGAACGCGAGACGAAGCGGGGCCAGGGTCCGATTTATCCCAAAACCGCCTACAACGACGAAATCCTGCGGATCAGCCTCGACTACGTCGGCCTGCTCCGCCAGGGACAGACGGCGGCCAAGTAG
- a CDS encoding M20/M25/M40 family metallo-hydrolase translates to MGSISMDSRQAIDRVVRLMAIPGKSCEETQILAAISQDLQHAGVPAAAMSFDTAHRRSPAGGATGNLIVKLPGTVRGPRRLLMAHVDTVPICVGSRPRQQGRKIRSADPRTGLGGDNRAGVAVVLTAALEVLQRGLPHPPLTLFFPVQEEIGLYGARFVSANKLGKPALCFNWDGGEPYMICLGATGDYGVDIRIAGIPAHAGVHPEQGVSAIAIASRAINELVENGWHGLIVKGKNRGASNVGIIAGGDATNVVTPLVELKAEIRSHDPLFRKKIVAAYQKAFENAARAIKTDNGRTGRVEFQADLKYESFRISPNEPVAQAAEAAISAAGLTPETCISNGGLDANWMNAHGFPTVTLGCGQHAIHTADEWLDVDAFLAACQVGVKIASGE, encoded by the coding sequence GTGGGCTCAATTTCGATGGATTCGCGGCAGGCCATTGACCGCGTCGTCCGGTTGATGGCGATCCCGGGCAAAAGCTGCGAAGAAACGCAGATTCTCGCCGCGATCTCGCAGGATCTGCAGCACGCCGGAGTTCCTGCGGCGGCGATGAGCTTTGATACCGCACATCGCCGCTCGCCCGCCGGCGGTGCGACGGGCAACCTGATTGTTAAGCTCCCCGGCACGGTCCGCGGGCCGCGCCGTCTCCTGATGGCGCACGTCGACACCGTTCCAATTTGCGTCGGTTCCCGGCCCCGCCAGCAGGGCCGCAAAATTCGCTCGGCCGATCCCCGAACCGGTCTGGGGGGCGACAACCGGGCGGGTGTGGCGGTCGTGCTCACGGCCGCACTCGAAGTCCTGCAGCGGGGGCTGCCGCATCCTCCGCTCACGCTGTTCTTTCCGGTTCAGGAGGAAATCGGCCTCTACGGCGCCCGCTTCGTCTCCGCCAACAAACTCGGCAAGCCCGCGCTCTGCTTCAACTGGGATGGCGGCGAACCCTATATGATCTGCCTCGGGGCGACCGGCGACTATGGCGTCGACATCCGGATCGCAGGGATTCCCGCCCACGCGGGGGTCCATCCCGAACAGGGCGTCTCGGCGATCGCCATCGCCTCGCGCGCGATCAACGAACTCGTCGAAAACGGCTGGCACGGGCTGATCGTCAAAGGCAAGAATCGCGGTGCAAGTAACGTCGGAATCATCGCCGGAGGCGACGCCACCAACGTCGTCACGCCGCTCGTCGAACTCAAAGCCGAGATCCGCAGCCACGACCCGCTCTTCCGGAAGAAAATTGTCGCCGCCTACCAGAAGGCCTTCGAAAACGCTGCACGCGCGATCAAGACGGACAACGGACGAACGGGGCGCGTGGAGTTTCAGGCGGACCTGAAGTACGAATCATTCCGCATCAGCCCGAATGAACCTGTTGCGCAGGCGGCCGAAGCCGCGATCAGCGCAGCCGGTTTGACCCCCGAAACCTGCATCAGCAACGGCGGACTCGACGCCAACTGGATGAACGCCCACGGATTCCCCACGGTCACACTCGGCTGCGGGCAGCACGCCATTCATACCGCCGACGAATGGCTCGACGTCGACGCTTTTCTCGCCGCCTGCCAAGTCGGGGTCAAAATAGCGAGTGGCGAATAG
- the dxs gene encoding 1-deoxy-D-xylulose-5-phosphate synthase — MDFELLPQIQSPADLRGMSDQQLLKLADEIREALCSLVQERSAHFASNLGVVELCIALHQVFDFSKDRLIWDTGHQIYPHKLVTGRYAQFRSIRTRGGLMGYPNPHESPYDLFMTGHAGSSISTVLGLKTADDLLGGEKRRAVAVIGDGALPSGVVFEAMNNAAELKKDLLVILNDNKMGICPRVGGLARYLDKARVAPFYNGLKRDVSWFLNRLPVVGESAQQTLSQLKDAVKGFLHGGMLFEELGFRYIGPVDGHDLVGLRKSLELVKDVEGPILLHVLTQKGHGFPPACEDPVLFHAPPPISRNGRAEVVSVRKTSGRAYTNAMSDAIYDSMERDAKVCVLTAAMCEGNKLSRVRNDFPERFFDTGICEGHTVAFAGGMAKSGMRPIVDIYSTFLQRSFDHIFQEVALQNLPVTFCMDRGGLAGPDGQTHHGVFDTTYMRVFPNMVVMAPGDERDVAPMLDFALTFTGPCSIRYPKANVETVTRSEQPIELGRAEVWRTGRDGTLIAFGSLFASCVQAAEALRREGWDFGVINARFAKPLDTAAILHALESSACILTVEEGAIAGGFGSAVLEAAAAAGQTADHVRCLGIPDRFIEHGEREELLEDLGLDVAGLTRSARELARLQGAAPAVALRSSSQTAAIA; from the coding sequence ATGGACTTCGAGCTCCTGCCGCAAATCCAGTCGCCGGCCGATTTGCGCGGAATGTCCGATCAGCAGCTCCTGAAGCTCGCGGACGAAATTCGCGAGGCCCTCTGCAGTCTCGTGCAGGAGCGGTCCGCCCACTTCGCCAGCAATCTGGGGGTCGTCGAACTCTGCATCGCGCTGCACCAGGTCTTCGATTTCTCCAAAGACCGCCTGATCTGGGATACCGGCCACCAGATTTATCCGCACAAGCTCGTCACCGGTCGCTATGCGCAGTTCCGCTCGATTCGGACGCGCGGCGGCCTGATGGGTTACCCCAACCCTCACGAAAGCCCGTACGACCTGTTCATGACGGGCCATGCCGGATCCAGCATTTCGACGGTCCTCGGTCTCAAGACCGCCGACGATCTGCTGGGCGGTGAAAAACGCCGGGCGGTCGCGGTCATCGGCGACGGCGCCCTCCCCTCGGGAGTCGTTTTCGAGGCGATGAACAACGCCGCCGAACTGAAGAAAGACCTGCTGGTCATTCTCAATGACAACAAGATGGGCATCTGCCCGCGAGTTGGCGGGCTGGCCCGTTACCTCGATAAAGCCCGCGTGGCGCCGTTCTACAACGGCCTGAAACGAGACGTTTCCTGGTTTCTGAACAGGCTGCCGGTCGTCGGAGAAAGCGCCCAGCAGACGCTCTCCCAGTTGAAGGACGCTGTGAAGGGCTTTTTGCACGGCGGCATGCTCTTCGAGGAGCTCGGCTTCCGCTACATCGGACCGGTCGATGGCCACGACCTGGTGGGCTTGCGCAAATCTCTGGAGTTGGTGAAGGATGTCGAAGGCCCGATCCTGCTTCACGTGCTGACGCAGAAGGGACACGGTTTCCCTCCCGCGTGCGAAGATCCGGTTCTCTTCCACGCCCCGCCGCCGATCTCCCGCAACGGCCGGGCCGAAGTCGTTTCCGTTCGTAAGACGTCGGGACGGGCCTATACGAACGCAATGAGCGACGCGATCTACGACAGCATGGAGCGCGACGCGAAAGTCTGCGTCCTCACCGCCGCCATGTGCGAAGGCAACAAGCTCAGCCGCGTCCGTAACGACTTTCCGGAGCGTTTCTTCGACACCGGCATCTGCGAAGGCCACACAGTCGCCTTCGCCGGCGGCATGGCCAAGTCCGGCATGCGACCGATCGTCGACATCTACAGCACGTTCCTGCAGCGCAGCTTCGACCACATCTTCCAGGAAGTCGCCCTGCAGAACCTGCCCGTCACGTTCTGCATGGATCGAGGCGGACTCGCCGGTCCCGACGGCCAGACGCACCACGGCGTGTTCGATACGACCTACATGCGGGTCTTCCCCAATATGGTGGTCATGGCCCCGGGCGACGAACGCGATGTCGCACCGATGCTCGATTTCGCGCTCACTTTCACCGGTCCCTGCTCAATCCGCTACCCGAAAGCCAACGTCGAAACCGTGACCCGCTCCGAGCAGCCCATCGAACTCGGTCGGGCCGAGGTCTGGCGGACCGGTCGCGACGGCACGCTCATTGCCTTCGGCTCCCTGTTCGCCAGTTGCGTCCAGGCGGCCGAAGCTCTGCGGCGCGAGGGCTGGGACTTCGGCGTGATCAACGCCCGTTTTGCCAAACCGCTCGATACGGCCGCCATATTGCACGCGCTGGAGTCTTCCGCCTGTATTCTGACCGTTGAAGAAGGGGCGATTGCCGGCGGTTTCGGCTCCGCGGTTCTGGAAGCGGCTGCAGCGGCCGGCCAGACGGCGGACCACGTTCGCTGCCTGGGAATTCCCGATCGCTTCATCGAACACGGCGAGCGTGAAGAACTGCTGGAAGACCTCGGCCTGGATGTCGCAGGGCTGACGAGATCCGCCCGAGAACTGGCCCGCCTGCAGGGAGCAGCCCCGGCCGTTGCTCTTCGCTCGTCGTCGCAGACCGCGGCGATCGCCTGA